Proteins from one Rhizoctonia solani chromosome 5, complete sequence genomic window:
- a CDS encoding exosome complex component RRP40, which yields MESALMLPGDTLPGAALTGTSIKLGPGLQQSRGGRADGALSVSAVSPGVLRHATKGNKWWIDRRASRYSPAAQESVIGYITYRSQDMYRVDIGSAHPATLDALAFEGATKRNKPNLKVGAVVYARVSLAHKDMEPELECFDAATHKSDGFGELKDGYIVSCNLATCRALLDRSHYLLPLLGARVPLEIAIGVNGRVWISSDTPHNTILISRCIQLFDEEDVDESVMRNFINDNLSSR from the exons ATGGAGAGTGCGCTTATGCTGCCTGGAGACACTCTGCCTGGCGCCGCATTAACTGGAACTTCAATCAAACTTGGTCCTGGGTTGCAACAGTCGCGGGGTGGAAGGGCCGATGGCGCCTTGTCAGTTAGTGCGGTTAGCCCTGGTGTTCTTCGACATGCAACAAAAGGAAATAAATGGTGGATTGATCGTAGGGCAAGCAGA TATTCGCCCGCAGCTCAAGAGTCTGTTATAGGCTATATAACCTACCGTAGCCAAGACATGTACCGAGTAGACATCGGTTCAGCCCACCCAGCCACCTTGGATGCTTTGGCGTTCGAAGGAGCGACCAAGCGAAACAAACCCAACCTCAAA GTTGGTGCCGTTGTGTATGCACGAGTTTCATTGGCGCATAAAGATATGGAGCCAGAGTTGGAGTGCTTCGATGCCGCTACTCACAAGTCAGATGGTTTTGGAGAACTTAAAGATGGATACATTGTCAGTTGCAACCTAGCAACTTGTCGTGC CCTTCTCGACCGCAGCCACTATCTCTTGCCTCTTCTTGGCGCGCGCGTTCCCCTAGAAATTGCGATTGGTGTCAACGGGCGTGTTTGGATATCCTCTGACACACCACACAACACTATTCTTATTTCGCGATGCATCCAGTTGTTTGACGAGGAAGATGTTGATGAAAGTGTCATGCGCAACTTCATCAATGACAATCTGTCTTCGCGTTGA
- a CDS encoding ubiquitin-like Rad60 SUMO-like protein, with the protein MSARPRPRPRPKPKVTSEASTSGTLFESSKAKSPAPDDDDIFLRHDPNRLLYNNKKSREKSPLRDVKYFDNDSDESPDSKRRKKELAPKRAKPLPSWTFQPRDPTVVDIESDDDSSELEILEDDAFKDVPSAPLPKPKLREKSITPPPQHLRYQVGNQVHELLHNLYDVDDDRELSPEMESQDAIQLLPELAAIQRNARASSAAPEIEDTRFVNLHIKWIPHPMEPQPWEKNLPAWEFNVPLNKPFGEIRRMLTGLPMAVQPILRSKNRRLFDGGTPASLIVGSKLEIQAMSKLTNEYFEDHHQLPLSAHGSDIAEDDDDDGSQEGSSAAVEKIGLRLRTGPKNTRPTTVRVLPDTTIQMVIEAFLNKTGRVGMQGVTLQIDGDDLEMDSTVADADLEDGDLVEVAGIE; encoded by the exons ATGTCTGCTCGCCCTCGACCAAGGCCCCGACCCAAGCCAAAGGTGACCTCAGAGGCCTCAACGTCGGGTACATTGTTCGAATCTTCGAAAGCCAAGTCACCGGCTCCTGATGACGATGATATATTTCTGAGGCACGATCCCAATAGGCTCTTGTATAACAACA AGAAGTCAAGAGAGAAGTCCCCGTTGCGAGATGTCAAGTATTTCGATAATGACTCAGATGAATCTCCCGACTCGAAGCGTCGTAAGAAGGAATTGGCACCGAAAAGGGCTAAACCGCTACCCTCTTGGACGTTCCAACCTCG AGATCCTACTGTAGTCGACATAGAATCTGATGACGATAGCTCCGAGCTCGAGATACTAGAAGATGACGCTTTCAAGGACGTACCATCTGCTCCCCTGCCAAAGCCCAAACTTCGAGAAAAATCCATCACGCCACCTCCACAGCATCTGCGATATCAAGTTGGGAACCAAGTTCATGAACTTCTTCA TAATCTGTATGATGTAGACGACGATCGTGAGCTATCACCAGAAATGGAATCCCAAGATGCCATACAACTCCTTCCTGAACTTGCTGCAATCCAAAGGAATGCGCGCGCGTCATCTGCAGCTCCCGAAATAGAAGATACCCGTTTCGTCAACCTGCATATAAAATGGATACCGCACCCTATGGAGCCTCAACCATGGGAAAAGAACTTGCCCGCTTGGGAATTTAACGTGCCCCTT AACAAACCGTTTGGAGAAATTAGAAGGATGCTTACCGGACTACCAATGGCAGTTCAACCTATTCTGCGCTCGAAAAACAGGCGGCTGTTTGACGGTGGCACCCCTGCCTCTCTGATTGTGGGTAGCAAATTGGAGATTC AGGCTATGTCAAAACTCACCAACGAGTACTTTGAAGACCATCACCAACTTCCTTTATCGGCCCACGGAAGTGATATAGCAGAGGATGACGATGATGACGGCTCTCAAGAGGGATCCTCCGCTGCTGTCGAAAAGATCGGCCTTAGATTACGGACAGGGCCAAAGAATACACGCCCCACAACTGTGCGGGTTTTACCGGACACAACCATCCAGATGGTTATCGAGGCTTTTCTGAATAAGACGGGACGAGTTGGGATGCAAGGCGTCACCTTGCAGATTGATGGGGACGATCTGGAAATGGATTCCACGGTCGCAGACGCAGATTTAGAAGACGGTGATCTTGTTGAGGTTGCAGGTATCGAGTAA
- a CDS encoding Rad60-SLD domain-containing protein — protein sequence MPFNGHGPGCACCKGPAAWSALLPSLNPLAPATSVDSLVVTATNQPQVVKTSFVRDWFRIPNWALPTRALPEVSDDDDSLIALDAILAGRTKSPIRVDDLKAFLRNDERTNVISSRGLEFLLTYNRYRAAFFALPQEKQAPHPDTALQGLSLANRAIEIQSQFRTPRPTRSPIAPHTSLIQAYPQLDVECQPLRPELQNIIDLYMQPHSLSSITPLISQYTLSQALSSAKLTTHPSALDPVASRIHSHLTVDVLPRFLDDAVVNLSASTSRGRMLIACISLAAAIVLEVFLILYRTGRAARLLALPLWILAIGYAIGSHTGLCFWLAWRGTREHKSHELVEPMLSASPNNRAFGTSSTALVSEPQRPAPLLFRFDFLKRARKTNSSDNLSRSDNIAEKGQLPSDINLGVSVDKGRWREESQRDTFNNYVLSSTESRNSSAPLVDRKHGFVKRLMRLTGTAVDTTAVEDSGVRKLQARVGVRVAIWLFLGTSVVTGVIMAIP from the exons ATGCCGTTCAACGGACATGGGCCTGGTTGCGCATGCTGCAAAGGTCCCGCGGCATGGTCGGCTCTCTTGCCGAGTCTAAATCCACTAGCTCCAGCTACGTCAGTCGACTCCCTCGTTGTTACCGCCACCAACCAGCCTCAGGTTGTCAAAACAAGCTTTGTGCGTGATTGGTTTCGGATACCAAACTGGGCTTTGCCTACACGTGCTCTCCCTGAGGTCTCCGATGACGATGATTCACTCATTGCTCTGGACGCTATTCTGGCTGGCAGAACCAAGAGTCCGATCCGTGTCGATGACTTGAAGGCGTTCCTGCGTAACGACGAACGCACCAATGTGATTTCAAGTAGGGGATTAGAGTTTCTCTTGACATACAACAG GTATCGTGCCGCGTTCTTTGCGTTACCCCAGGAAAAGCAGGCACCTCATCCGGATACCGCCCTTCAAGGCCTGTCACTCGCAAATCGGGCAATCGAAATTCAGTCCCAATTCAGGACACCTAGACCTACTCGTTCTC CAATAGCACCTCACACCAGTCTTATTCAGGCTTATCCTCAGCTCGATGTTGAATGCCAGCCTCTACGGCCAGAATTACAAAATATTATCGACTTGTACATGCAACCACATTCACTCAGCTCAATTACTCCTCTGATTTCGCAGTATACGTTAAGCCAAGCTTTATCATCGGCGAAATTAACCACCCACCCATCCGCCCTGGACCCGGTTGCATCGAGGATTCATTCGCACTTGACTGTTGATGTGCTCCCTCGATTCCTGGACGATGCCGTTGTCAACCTGTCAGCTAGCACGTCTCGAGGCCGGATGCTGATCGCATGTATCTCATTAGCGGCAGCAATTGTGCTCGAGGTGTTTTTGATCTTGTACCGTACCGGCCGAGCAGCAAGATTACTCGCATTGCCCCTTTGGATACTCGCTATTGGGTACGCAATCGGCTCGCATACAGGTTTATGCTTTTGGCTTGCATGGAGGGGTACTCGTGAACACAAGTCACACGAACTGGTCGAGCCAATGCTATCTGCCTCACCCAACAACAGGGCTTTCGGAACATCCTCCACTGCACTGGTATCTGAGCCACAACGCCCGGCTCCTCTACTATTCCGCTTCGACTTTCTCAAACGGGCTCGCAAGACCAACTCTAGCGACAATTTGAGTCGGTCTGACAATATTGCAGAGAAAGGTCAACTGCCGTCCGATATCAATTTGGGCGTCTCTGTAGATAAGGGAAGGTGGCGGGAAGAGTCCCAACGGGATACATTCAATAACTATGTGCTATCGAGCACTGAGTCAAGGAATTCATCCGCCCCTCTAGTAGACCGAAAGCATGGATTTGTCAAAAGGCTTATGAGGCTTACCGGAACCGCCGTTGATACGACTGCTGTAGAAGACTCGGGGGTGAG GAAATTACAAGCTCGCGTTGGAGTGCGGGTAGCAATCT GGCTCTTTCTCGGTACATCCGTCGTCACTGGTGTCATCATGGCTATACCATAG
- a CDS encoding Rad60-SLD domain-containing protein, which yields MRSNLILVVILYGISLCSIASLLLTTYIYKVKWHPVVSVILWMLIPSAILALLHCPLDDILRERLPIIPAERPWDQQHTPLAYFCAVDGILLYISSAISSGLTVSFTLSLFAVVVKSKHPDISTSPRTWRSFRWLWDPSTTTLCIAPFIWSLPLIAFGIEAILRNFRTKSHPPIYYSNTYCNIDDVLYQAVSGVILGLPLIIATALILVIIGNLAYLAIKGRGRTSESVNIPLALRFAAIVIQIFITAILMLCEISLQDEQLRGVFHLHIYWTSVTPLIFFTIFGTQQELMAIWKYWAYRLAGKQPHYTPRSSNEAQTLSGSSAPGTINANESHVIRKLREGAHDVYKGNSKRHRASSSAGERTSGSIADPLALTGMKHSTDPSDLSYRTNQDLEAASPDNNYKDNRATLSPVIPELSCLEGPKVSSPATSPGRPRFYSSASILSSQALPSSHGHSGTRGLLASQSNLIHSEPPLIVVNDGFGAVFGAQVPANTCAGMMGRPIMTRQERERWLATDERQRPPRVGYGRERRQSIGLPPPPRSPRQSNGRPSSAGGVTVLGSNQRRDTELGPRASPSLNWNSHFHHGSNTSVQGARNRELSYGGSGSDLGIEMEEKVKTPSNGSESFERDVQRESPEGSLRSSWVSKDSRVSIASDRTFG from the exons ATGCGTTCCAATCTAATTCTTGTCGTCATTCTGTACGGAATATCTTTGT GTTCGATCGCATCGCTCTTGCTCACAACATA CATCTACAAGGTCAAATGGCATCCAGTAGTCAGTGTGATACTATGGATGTTAATACCGAGTGCGATCCTGGCCTTGTTGCATTGCCCTCTTGACGATATACTGCGAGAACGACTGCCCATCATCCCTGCCGAACGACCGTGGGATCAACAACATACACCTCTGGCTTACTTTTGTGCCGTGGACGGTATTCT TTTGTACATATCCAGTGCCATTAGCTCCGGGTTAACCGTTTCCTTCACACTC TCTCTGTTTGCGGTAGTTGTCAAGTCGAAACATCCGGATATTTCAACATCACCAAGGACGTGGCGATCATTCAGATGGTTGTGGGATCCTTCGACAACAACATTATGTATCGCCCCCTTCATTTGGTCACTCCCGCTCATTGCATTCGGTATCGAAGCCATATTGCGGAATTTTCGTACCAAAAGTCATCCCCCAATATATTATTCGAAT ACGTACTGTAACATTGATGATGTACTTTATCAAGCGG TATCTGGGGTTATCCTCGGACTTCCACTTATAATTGCGACCGCCCTGATACTTGTGATTATTGGCAATCTTGCCTATCTCGCTATCAAAGGCCGCGGGAGAACATCTGAATCGGTCAACATACCATTAGCTTTGAGATTCGCAGCCATTGTAATTCAGATATTCATTACGGCAATACTTATGCTCTGCGAGATCTCGCTCCAAGATGAGCAACTCCGTGGCGTATTTCATCTGCATATCTACTGGACAA GCGTGACCCCCCTGATCTTCTTCACCATCTTCGGGACCCAGCAGGAGCTGATGGCGATCTGGAAATACTGGGCCTACCGCCTGGCCGGAAAGCAACCCCATTATACGCCACGGTCGTCCAATGAAGCTCAGACGCTCTCCGGTTCGTCTGCTCCTGGTACTATCAACGCCAATGAATCCCATGTTATACGCAAACTCAGAGAAGGGGCTCATGATGTATACAAAGGGAACTCGAAGAGGCACAGAGCTTCCTCTTCGGCAGGAGAGCGAACATCTGGCTCTATTGCGGATCCACTCGCGCTGACAGGGATGAAGCATTCAACCGACCCTTCAGATCTCAGCTACCGGACCAACCAGGATCTCGAAGCTGCGAGTCCAGACAATAACTACAAGGACAATCGAGCAACGCTTTCTCCAGTAATCCCAGAGTTATCGTGCCTGGAAGGCCCCAAGGTATCTTCGCCTGCCACGTCCCCCGGGCGACCACGCTTTTACTCGTCAGCATCTATACTCTCTTCTCAGGCACTACCTAGTTCACATGGCCATTCTGGCACTCGTGGGCTACTGGCATCTCAAAGTAATCTAATTCACTCTGAGCCTCCGCTAATTGTCGTCAACGATGGGTTTGGAGCCGTCTTTGGAGCTCAGGTTCCGGCAAATACATGCGCCGGAATGATGGGCAGGCCGATTATGACGCGTCAGGAGCGTGAGCGTTGGTTAGCAACAGATGAACGGCAACGACCTCCAAGGGTTGGCTACGGACGAGAACGGAGGCAAAGCATAGGCCTTCCTCCCCCACCGAGATCGCCCCGGCAATCAAATGGGAGGCCTTCGTCGGCGGGTGGCGTTACAGTGCTGGGGTCAAATCAGAGGCGGGACACAGAATTAGGTCCCCGAGCGTCACCATCTTTGAATTGGAACTCACATTTTCATCACGGCTCGAACACTTCAGTCCAAGGCGCTAGGAACCGAGAGCTTAGTTATGGCGGGAGTGGGAGCGATCTGGGCATTGAAATGGAAGAAAAGGTCAAGACTCCGTCCAACGGGAGTGAGAGTTTCGAAAGAGATGTTCAACGTGAGAGCCCGGAAGGGAGCCTTCGTTCGTCTTGGGTCTCCAAGGATTCCCGTGTTTCTATTGCCTCGGACAGGACTTTTGGATAG
- a CDS encoding histone-lysine N-methyltransferase SETD2, with translation MISSTSTLATSLMKQYSGKECYIDATKRGGKGRFANHSCNPNCYVAKWVVGKRIRMGIFAKRDIEENEELTFNYNVDRYGHDPQKCYCGEANCAGFLGGKTQTDVRANEMLGALGAASKSTTVKGRDAWNMAAHPGDDPIPLEPSEAQYIISSLRQLMNERTFLIVILKRIGASEADAIRELMQLRCFGLLAGILEENYTETHTDKEIVEIILQSWQSWPLMNRGKIVQSGIEEKLKVIAQGEDETLKELADKLLTKWSTLEETGYRIPKRKNEDLLEAEDRSKRLTASESPPHDSDPDPQPIPVFKATPLLGGGAHRRIGPLPPPPPPEHSSSTPEPNLLRRPTKSELDAIIARASETASPVPSSIALPTPSSDGTPINGSGSGRSKKDWSKATYDEKQKRMTKLIGEVVVKTLSKWKGEFTHESFKRTAKEASLLPFLLSFQR, from the exons ATGATTTCGTCTACGAGTACGTTGGCGACGTCGTTAATGAAACAGTACTCCGGAAAAGAATGC TACATCGATGCAACGAAACGTGGTGGTAAAGGCCGATTCGCTAATCACTCCTGTAACCCCAACTGTTATGTCGCCAAATGGGTTGTTGGAAAACGAATACGTATGGGCATATTTGCCAAACGAGATATCGAAGAGAATGAAGAACTTACGTTCAACTACAACGTTGACCGCTACGG ACACGACCCACAAAAATGCTACTGCGGTGAAGCCAACTGTGCGGGTTTCCTAGGAGGAAAAACTCAAACTGATGTTCGTGCGAACGAGATGCTTGGAG CCCTTGGCGCAGCCAGCAAATCCACCACAGTCAAAGGCCGAGATGCATGGAACATGGCAGCC CACCCAGGCGACGATCCGATCCCTCTTGAGCCCTCTGAGGCGCAATACATCATCTCTTCTCTAAGACAGTTGATGAACGAACGTACTTTCCTCATAGTAATACTCAAACGCATTGGC GCCTCTGAAGCAGATGCTATCCGGGAACTCATGCAGCTACGATGTTTTGGTTTATTGGCTGGCATACTGGAAGAAAATTACACAGAAACCCACACTGACAAAGAAATTGTCGAAATT ATATTACAATCGTGGCAATCATGGCCTCTAATGAATCGTGGGAAGATAGTACAATCTGGGATAGAAGAGAAGCTCAAAGTTATTGCGCAAGGCGAGGACGAGACGTTGAAGGAATTAGCGGACAAA CTTCTTACCAAATGGTCCACTCTGGAAGAGACCGGGTACCGAATACCAAAGCGAAAGAACGAAGAC CTCCTTGAAGCTGAAGACCGTTCAAAACGACTTACTGCTTCTGAATCACCTCCACATGACTCTGATCCCGACCCACAGCCGATTCCAGTATTCAAAGCGACTCCTCTCCTAGGGGGAGGTGCACACAGACGAATTGGCCCATTGCCACCTCCGCCTCCACCCGAGCATTCGTCATCCACTCCCGAACCGAACCTGCTGCGCAGGCCAACGAAGAGCGAACTGGATGCGATCATCGCGCGTGCGAGCGAGACTGCATCCCCCGTTCCGTCAAGCATAGCATTACCTACCCCTTCGTCTGATGGTACGCCTATAAACGGCTCTGGAAGTGGAAGGAGCAAGAAGGACTGGTCCAAGGCGACATACGACGAGAAACAGAAACGGATGACCAAGTTGATTGGCGAGGTCGTTGTCAAGACGCTCTCCAAGTGGAAAGGGGAATTTACCCACGAATCGTTCAAGAGGACTGCCAAGGAGGCAAGTCtgcttccttttcttctCTCTTTCCAGCGTTGA
- a CDS encoding ATP synthase subunit C yields MATDFCPVYAPFFSALGCTSAIVFTCIGASYGTAKSGVGISAMSVIRPDLMMKCVVPVIMAGIIAIYGLVVSVLISGEMQPRMALFTGFIQLGAGLSVGLAGLAAGFAIGIVGDAGVRGTAQQPRLFVGMILILIFAEVLGLYGLIVALIMNTSGKVDDINKLCPLPSV; encoded by the exons ATGGCCACTGACTTCTGCCCCGTCTACGCCCCCTTTTTCAGTGCCTTG GGATGCACCAGCGCGATCGTGTTTACAT GTATCGGTGCTAG TTATGGAACAGCAAAGTCTGGTGTCGGTATCTCGGCCATGTCCGTCATCCGTCCCGACCTCATGATGAAGTGCGTTGTACCAGTTATCATGGCTGGTATCATTGCC ATTTACGGACTGGTCGTCTCGGTACTTATTTCCGGAGAAA TGCAACCGCGCATGGCATTATTTACTGGGTTTATCCAACTCGGAGCGGGTCTTAGTGTCGGTCTTGCGGGTCTGGCTGCCGGGTTTGCTATTGGAATCGTTGGCGACGCCGGTGTCCGTGGAacagcccagcaaccccGTCTTTTCGTCGGAATG ATTCTTATTCTCATTTTCGCCGAAGTCTTGGGTCTCTACGGCTTGATCGTTGCGCTCATCATGAACACGAGCGGTAAAGTCGACGATATCAACAAGCTCTGCCCCCTCCCCAGTGTCTAA
- a CDS encoding thioredoxin reductase, which yields MAPIRPDTKGPNGRSTVMHSKVVIIGSGPAGHTAAIYLARANLEPGFMANGFAAGGQLTTTTDVENFPGFPEGVNGTEMMNKFRAQSVRFGTKIITETVSQLDLSRRPFRYWREGTEDGEPETADTIIIATGASAKRMNLPGEDTYWQSGISACAVCDGAVPIFRNKPLAVIGGGDSAAEEATYLTKYASHVYVLVRRDELRASKIMAKRLLAHPKVTVLWNTVAVECKGDGDLLNSLRLKDTKTGEEKDLQVNGLFYAIGHEPATTLVRDQLETDADGYILTKAGTAETSIKGVFAAGDVQDKRYRQAITSAGSGCMAALEAERLLAEEEEL from the exons ATGGCTCCCATCCGACCTGATACCAAGGGCCCCAACGGCCGCAGCACTGTCATGCACTCCAAAGTG GTGATCATCGGGTCTGGTCCTGCGGGACACACTGCTGCTATCTACCTCGCGCGTGCCAACCTTGAGCCA GGCTTCATGGCCAATGGCTTTGCTGCTGGCGGCCAACTTACGACCACGACCGATGTCGAAAACTTCCCGGGTTTCCCAGAAGGCGTGAATGGTACAGAGATGATGAACAAATTCCGTGCCCAGTCGGTTCGATTCGGCACAAAAATCATCACCGAGACTGTGTCTCAGCTCGACCTTTCCCGCCGTCCCTTCCGTTACTGGCGCGAGGGCACCGAGGACGGCGAGCCCGAGACTGCTGATACGATCATCATCGCTACTGGTGCAAGCGCCAAGCGCATGAACCTCCCAGGAGAAGACACCTACTGGCAGAGCGGCATCTCTGCGTGCGCTGTCTGCGACGGTGCAGTCCCCATTTTCAG GAACAAGCCTTTGGCTGTTATCGGAGGTGGCGATAGCGCTGCCGAAGAGGCTACCT ATTTGACCAAGTATGCTTCGCATGTATACGTCCTTGTCCGAAGGGATGAACTCCGTGCCAGCAAGATCATGGCCAAACGTCTCCTGGCTCATCCCAAAGTT ACCGTCCTTTGGAATACCGTGGCAGTCGAATGCAAAGGCGACGGTGACCTTCTCAACTCCCTCCGGCTCAAGGATACCAAGACTGGCGAGGAGAAAGACTTGCAGGTCAACGGTCTCTTCTATGCCATCGGTCACGAGCCCGCGACGACGCTCGTACGAGACCAACTCGAAACTGATGCTGACGGCTACATCCTGACCAAGGCCGGTACCGCAGAAACAAGCATCAAGGGCGTGTTTGCGGCTGGTGACGTCCAGGACAAGCGATACAGGCAGGCAATCACCAGTGCTGGGAGCGGGTGCATGGCTGCGCTCGAGGCAGAGAGGTTGTTggctgaggaagaggagcTCTAG
- a CDS encoding 3'-5' exonuclease — protein MSSGGSSDSEAAPIPAPTDLEAYTARLQSSIIPPTRIAAKLPLGSDLAYQRTLHRNAAKQLDAVSKRIRGIVDKLVTYANGPDKGKARADDLLDRRDYRALVGDVLDQLLENADVCLDEFAGRNKAPAIDIKLPAKPSQPRRLSQALLHATNLPKPQLKFKTPPDNTPFTGLYVPPPHPNPAPYAHVPPSSLLRSSTPAPIASFEETPFTEEMSVLRGILEDPNVVKVLHGAESDVVWLQRDFGLFIVGLFDTFHASRVLDFPKHSLAALLARYTDFTPDKQYQLADWRIRPLPEEMLHYARADTHYLLHIYDNLRNALLEHSTSNPPPPPTPSNGTPPPSAPPTPSPHPWAVVRVLARSANTAGKPYMPEVPDPAALAKRWDLQLNGTRSRSSSPSGTASPAPSRPVEQRAAVFEAVFWWRDKIARQEDESPVYILANTALFQIAMNAPVTLAALYKAVPRLSAPARQHAEGLVEAVLQGVVRAKKERLNGSNSHIQTAWAATSPTQAIDLWSKLQTAASTTKAARTSALFGPAIVTTPTPSKARATQSALFGPSALRSSTSAAKAAQNSFEELRRRIHGSISDPTPTPAPAPESEIMVIDEPTPQPPKPTPAITPSQPETEIVTVARSGTKSRKRKTNSSGTNTPQETKKPRPEVEEFDYTNAQSILDMDQEVEEETSAGARRREKRKVASVYGNFPAPPKAQSEQRAGNRTHTFKK, from the exons ATGAGCTCTGGAGGATCCTCGGATTCCGAGGCAGCGCCTATCCCCGCGCCTACCGACCTGGAAGCATACACCGCTCGCCTCCAGTCATCTATCATTCCTCCCACTCGCATAGCCGCCAAGCTTCCACTCGGCAGTGACCTCGCTTACCAACGCACTCTCCATCGCAATGCCGCCAAACAACTTGATGCTGTATCAAAGCGTATCAGAGGCATTGTCGATAAGCTCGTAACCTATGCGAACGGTCCGGACAAAGGCAAGGCAAGAGCCGATGATCTGCTCGACAGACGTGATTACCGAGCGCTTGTGGGGGACGTCTTGGATCAATTATTGGAGAATGCG GACGTTTGCTTGGATGAATTCGCAGGTAGGAACAAGGCTCCTGCAATTGATATCAAACTTCCTGCCAAGCCCAGCCAG CCACGCAGACTATCCCAAGCGCTTTTGCATGCAACTAATCTCCCAAAGCCTCAACTCAAATTTAAAACACCTCCGGACAACACACCTTTCACTGGCCTCTATGTCCCACCACCCCATCCTAACCCAGCTCCGTACGCCCATGTCCCACCGTCATCACTTCTCAGGTCGTCTACCCCAGCACCTATTGCTTCGTTTGAAGAAACGCCGTTCAC AGAAGAGATGAGCGTTCTTCGGGGCATTTTGGAGGAtccaaatgttgtcaaggtCTTACATGGTGCTGAAAGTGATGTCGTTTGGCTGCAAAGAGACTTTGGACTATTTATCGTGGGACTATTCGATACGTTCCATGCGTCTCGAGTATTAG ATTTCCCAAAACACTCCCTTGCAGCTCTCTTGGCACGTTATACAGACTTTACACCTGATAAGCAATATCAGCTCGCAGACTGGCGCATTCG ACCACTCCCGGAAGAAATGCTTCATTACGCACGAGCAGACACGCATTATCTCCTACATATATACGATAACCTTCGAAACGCCCTCCTTGAACACTCTACCTCCAATCCTCCGCCCCCGCCTACACCCAGCAATGGCACTCCACCACCTAGCGCCCCGCCTACACCTTCTCCACATCCTTGGGCGGTCGTCCGTGTCTTGGCCAGGTCAGCGAATACGGCTGGTAAACCATACATGCCTGAAGTACCCGACCCAGCGGCACTCGCGAAACGATGGGATCTACAATTGAATGGGACGAGGTCGAGAAGTTCGAGTCCAAGTGGTACCGCAAGTCCGGCTCCGAGCCGACCCGTAGAACAGAGAGCAGCCGTATTCGAAGCAGTATTTTGGTGGAGGGACAAAATTGCTAGACAAGAAGACGAAAGTCCAGT GTATATACTCGCCAACACTGCCTTGTTCCAAATCGCGATGAACGCGCCGGTGACGTTGGCAGCATTGTATAAAGCTGTACCAAGATTATCCGCTCCAGCTCGACAGCACGCCGAAGGTTTGGTCGAGGCTGTTTTGCAGGGTGTGGTTCGAGCAAAGAAGGAGCGACTGAATGGGAGCAAC TCCCATATCCAAACCGCGTGGGCGGCAACAAGCCCTACTCAAGCCATTGATCTATGGAGCAAGCTTCAAACGGCTG CTTCCACAACAAAAGCCGCCCGCACTTCTGCGCTTTTTGGCCCTGCGATAGTCACAACACCTACGCCATCCAAAGCACGAGCGACGCAAAGTGCACTCTTTGGTCCCTCGGCTTTGCGATCCTCTACTTCCGCGGCAAAGGCGGCTCAGAACTCGTTTGAAGAGCTCCGTCGACGCATACACGGATCTATCAGTGAC CCTACGCCTACGCCTGCACCCGCACCTGAATCCGAGATCATGGTCATTGACGAACCTACGCCACAGCCGCCCAAACCCACTCCAGCCATCACACCGTCCCAACCCGAGACAGAGATCGTGACCGTCGCTCGTTCGGGGACCAAGTCGAGAAAACGAAAAACCAACTCCTCGGGCACGAATACACCCCAAGAAACCAAGAAACCTCGACCTGAAGTGGAGGAGTTTGACTATACGAATGCACAGAGTATCCTGGATATGGATCAAGAAGTTGAGGAGGAAACAAGTGCTGGTGCGAGGAGACGGGAGAAGAGAAAAG TAGCGAGTGTGTATGGGAATTTCCCAGCTCCTCCAAAGGCTCAGAGCGAGCAGCGGGCTGGAAACCGGACACATACATTCAAAAAGTAG